Below is a genomic region from Elephas maximus indicus isolate mEleMax1 chromosome 22, mEleMax1 primary haplotype, whole genome shotgun sequence.
acagtAACAGATAGTCAATATTTACTGTGAATTCTGGACTACCATGAGTTATTTCCTTCCgtcattttaaaaatctgtgttAGTATTTTAGAACTCTATGGATTACAGTAATACTAAATACATAATAGGCAGTGAATAATCACGGTGTATTGCTGAAGTAAGAATGGCATTATTTGTTTTTCAGGTCATTAGTTTCCCCATCCATTAGTGTGTTCCTAAACCCAAGCAGACTCCCCTATAGCGGGAATTTTGTCATATGGCTCATCATGTGCCTCAAAGCCAGGAAAAGTTCATAGAGAGCACCCCCTGAGCTACACTAAATTACTCCTGTATTATAACATGACAGCCATGGTAACCAGAGCTTGAAGAGACACGAGGATGGAGAAGACTTAGTACGGACGTGTCACAGGCGTGAATTTGTCACATACAGCAAGGGCTGAATTAAAGGTCTTTAAAGAAAACAACTGTGTTCCTCCTGGGGGTTCTGTATCCggattgcacatttcattgtccTCATTTTTGTATGGCTTTCAGGTTTTCCTCAGACTTCCAAAGTACAAAGGTTAAATGTTGCAAATGTGTTGACAAAAATGAGACCCTCTCAACTGCTATTATGGCTacatgaaaaattattttcacaGAGAGTATAAGAGTTGTTGAGTGCCATGAGATGGAAAACCACGAGGGCTTTGGGACTTTCCTTCTGCATTCGCTGCCTAAATGACTTACGTGCTCCTGTCCCTTAGTGGCCTCTCTTTAACTCCGCTGGGCAACGGCAAGGAGGCAGCCCAGCCCCCTACGCAGCAACCACCTCTTAAATTAAAACCTCTATAACATAGCTgctctctttattttctcttttttaagggGAGACCTACCATTTGAAGTCATCTGCTGATTTCAATTCTGTGTAAGTTACTCATTTGCTGACCTGAAGTTTTGGAAAAGCCCACGTACCCTATTTCTGTCTGATGCTGTGGGTGGGCTCTAAAAACAAACTCAGCAGACAGCAGCTTCCAAAACAGGACTCAAACCAAGGAGTCTCATCTGATACTGATTTAAAACAAGACTTAACTTCAGTGGAGACACAAAAGCACATACCCCATCATTTTTCTCTACATCcaactttgttgttagttgctgtcgagtcaattctaactcatggaaaccccgtgtgtgcaaagcagaactgctccatagggttttcaaggctgtgatctttcagaagcagatcgccaggcctgtctgccTAGGTGcttctgagtaggtttgaactgtcaacctttcagctattaGTCAAGCAATTAACAGTTTGGACTCCAAGGGACTCCAAGCCCAACTTCAGGCACGACATATTTACTTGCTCttaaacaaggaaaaaaacaagCTTACTTCTTCAGCTGCTTCAGGAGGTTCTTCAGGTAACTCAAGAACCTAAGGAAAATAAGTACTGGTAACAAGAATGTCAACATCTTCAAAACAGAAAAAGTAATCTATGGGAGGAATTCCTTTTAATACAGAGTTTAGACACATTTAAACTTGAAAGAATCTATCTCTTAAATGCATGCATCTACAGAACAAGAATGAGAGCTAAATTAGTAAATGTCTTTGGGTAAGCAACCTTGTGTTAATAACAGATCATAAAAATGGGATTTGGGATAAGAGTACCAATCTATACACGGttaaagaattttgtttttatggaGTTCCCAGATAACATACACATAAAAACCAGAACCACATACACATAGGTACTACTAAAAGCAACAGAAGGTAAATATTAACATGAAATACATTCAGTAAGACCCCACATTATTTAAGCTCATGCATACATACATTTTAACACGAGTGCATTTAACTGTCCTCACTGGCCCTTTTAGGAAAGAACAAGTTAGCAACCATTCACTCTGGTTCCTTTCAGCATTTACTCATGTTTCCCTATTTCTGTTAATCTGTTAAGTAAAAGAATGTTCAGCCCAATAAtccatggccattgagttgagtccaactcatagcgaccctataggacagaatagaactgccccatagagtttccaaagagcacctggtggattcgaactgccgaccttctggttggcagccatagcacttaaccaaatgAAGATAACACCTCCTCCGATCCAGGACAATCTAACTGAAGATGGAAGATCAGAAGTATGAAGCTGTAGAGCCTGAGGCAAGGGttacccactgctgttaagtcgtagtaaccctataaaaaaatttttttttttttttttttagctctcatTAAAACACTTGTTATCAACCATTTTACCTCCAGggaccctttttattttttaataccacAGGTTCCATGTTTCATTACATTTTATCTAACTCACTGCATTTATCAAATAATAAATCATTTGTTTCCCTTTGGTATCAAAAACATTATGACTGTCAACCAAAATTTACCACAGCATGAGACACTGTTAttaggaagaaacaaaaaaatctgaacTTGTAATTAATCCCCAGGCAGTTcattaggtttttcttttttcaatactAAAAACAGTTAAACGACCCTATTCCCACCCTCAAGGACTACCATGGGACCAGGGAACCTCAGGCTGAGAAGCAATACGTTAAAAACTACTTTCATTGAATAGATGGCCTTCCAGCTTTCCCTAAGAGGCAGTAAAAACAGATTTCTTAATTTCCAACTTTTTCCAGCTCCAACTCAGAGTCAGTTTAGGGATTAAAGATCTGAAAGTAGAAAACCAGGAATAATAAAGCTGGGCACCACCCGTTACAAAGTGAATAGTTGCTATTCACTTTTCTAGAAGGGCCAGTGAAGAAAATTATGCCCTCATGTTAAAAGCAGGTTTTAGCCGCTCACTAGATATGGCTTCATAATGTCTTAAACTGCCTAATATGACTGTTTACCTCGGTAAACATTATATTTGCCATTTCTTCAAATTAATTCCTCAAAAAGAATGGAGTGTTTTCTAAACGTATTATCATTTACCTTCATAGCTTCCCTCTAAGTTTGATTCAGAACGTCAGTATTACTGCTGGACAGGGAAAGTGGTTCTTAAGGAAGCTGATTGCTTTGTACGGCGGTGAGAAGGCACCGTCTGGATTATCTTCACCAATTGACCAACCGCCCAGAGAACAATATTCCCACAGCACACGGATCCAATTCCCCAGGAGGCATTCCGTAACGGAACGAACCTTATTTTGTGGGGGCTGCTCAGCAGGTGATGAAACTTTGGTGACAGGCTCAGGCAAGTTCCGTCTCTTTGCTGCTTCTCTGTTTGCAGTTTCGAAAGATGTCTGACTTGCATTCTTAAGCAGCAAATCTTCATCACCCTGGTCAAGAAAAAGAGGCAGTGTCTAAAGAAATACACCCCATCAACTTTATTCTGTTCACAATGGTGATTTCTTTTATCCTGATGGCATTTCAGCATAAAAATATAAGTGGGTCATCATTTAAGCCCAGAAAATTAAAGCATATCTCcttgggaaaaaaggcctggagctcACACTTCTATAGAAACTAACGTTACCCAGTTCTGGGGTTCCTCTGATGGATAAGAGGCTGAGTGAGCCCTGTGTATCTCTGACGCCCAAGTTTCTCAGTATGATGGAAGGAAGAGAACAACCTGAATGATATCCTTTCCTCCTTTCAGTAAAGGAAACAGGGCAGTACAAGTGATTATGCCTTAAAAGACCATGAAAACAGAACATGTATGTTGAAAAAGTATGTCTATGTACATGATCATGCAAAACTTCTGTGGCTGACAAGaactcaaaatataaaatacgAGTACTTTCTAACCCCAAGCTTGTGACCATTGCTTAACTTCCAGGTTTCACCCGTCATCTGATAGAAGCGCTCTTCCagttttttcaatttcatttcctGGTGAGGTTTTAAAACTTTCTCTAAGTATCTGCTGACctgttcaaaaaataaattagggGTTGTTAGTATACACATCAATGTTTCTCAGTGTGTACATTGTctaagaagttttaaaaaagaactgGCTACAAAATTGTGTTTCCACACTAATTCCATTTTGCTAAAAGGCAGCACCTTCAGCTTTTGCAATTTTATACATGTACATAAtaaaaaaagtaacaaatgttCTATCCTTATATTTGCACGGTCATCTGCCTGTATATCCTTTAAAGTGTTTTCAGTGCAACAAAAACTTAGTAGCAGGAAGGGAGACAAAGACAAATAGGACATGGTTCCTGAAGTGTGAGTGGTTTGTTCACGGCATTATGGTTTCTCATGTTGTCAGATCCTAGAAGGCATGAACTTGTTTGGAGGAATGTTAATTGTATAGTCTGATCATGGGAAAGtagaaaaaataatatttggaATTGAAAGACATAGAATTGAGACATCTGGTTTTGAAATGATGAAGTTAAGCCACTCCTCCCTTTCTCCTCTTGAAAATCATCCCAAATCAATACAGggaacaaaaaacagaaactcagaTTCCATCACTAATGACACAAAGAAACACCAACCCCAAACCACTATATCTGAACACAGGTGGAGGAGTGGTAACTGATGTAACAGAGTGGAAAAGGCTGAAACCTAAGTGCTTGCAAATGAGGACAACGATAAGAAGCAAACCAGGGTACTCCACAGACCCTGGAACAGCTCAGATCCCATGGCCGGGAGACGGAGTGAGGCACAGAGCTGAAAACAGGGAGTGGGAGCTGAGACGGGGAGACAGGCCATGCCTGGACCAACAATGAGTTTGCGGTGAATCAACAATTACAATTACACTAATTCTTTGCACCTGAGATTTTttaggaaaaattaaataaataaataaaagagctaTTAGATCCCCAGACTCGCTATCCTACCATACACAGCTAGGCATGGAAGGTTTATTCTCTGAGAAAATGAACCGGAGAGGCTCCAGATTCACAGATCCTAGGGCGAGTAGGGGGCAGGGgtacaaacaaaaacacagagtGAATGAAAATGTACACACTGAAAGCTAAGACTTCTCAGCCTCTTTGTCCTACTTAAGATTGCTGGCAGCTAACTATTAAGCTCCACTCAACCCCCAACCAAGAATGGTGCTGGCAGAAgtagatatccacctgcaaaagaatgaagttggacccctacctcacaccatatgtggaaatcaactcaaaatggatgagtGACCTAAATATAAGTGCTAACACCAAAAAActctacaaagaaaaacaggagtaaaTCCTCGTGACTTTGGATTTGGCACTAGGTTGTTTACgcagatatgataccaaaagaacaagcaatggagaaaaaaatagataaattagacttcatcaaaattagaaacttttgtgcatcaaacagtattatcaagaaagtgaaagacaacccatggaatgggagaaaaaaattgcaaactaTATCTGATAtatatatctagaatatataaagaactcctacactcaacatttctccaaagaagatagacaaatggccaataatcaaataagatgctcaacatcattagtcactagggaaatgtaaatcaaaaccataatgagattaaaaaaataataataacaaaataaacaagGGTTGGTAAGAACagggaaaaattggaaccctcatccactgctgggggaaatgtaaaatagtgcagccactgtggaaaacagtttgacaggtcctcaaaaagctaaacgcAGGATTACTACACGACTCAGTAATTGCACACCTGtgtatatgccctggtggcacagtggttaagagctcagctgctaaccaaaatgtcagcagttcaaattcaccagccgctcctcggaaaccctatgggaaagttctactctgtcctatagggtcactatgagtcacaatcaactccacggcaaatgagtttggttttttgttgttttttggtatatacacaaaagaactgaaaacaggtactcaaacaaatacttggacatgaatgttcactgcagcactgttgacaataatgaaacaacccaagtgtccatcaatgaatgaatagatgaacaaattgaggtatatccatataatggagtATTATCTAGCCATAAAAAagtaatgaagtactgatacatgctacaatacagATGAACttcaaaaatattatgctaagcgaaagaagccagacacaaaaggtcacaaatTGTAGGATTTCATTGATagtcagtccctgggttatgaacatccaacttacatacaacccatagttacgAACCAACTCCTGTAAAGCCTATGATATTAAAAAtccaaggtacatacaatggtttgtagcAACAAATGGCACTACTTTGCaacgcatcaaaacattattattactactactgtattactatgttaaagatgttttagtgtatctggaagtgtttctttgatGTTTTTGTGCACGAAAacgtacactatatactatataataCATAATCATATtacatactatatactaagacaaacatttgactaactgacattagacacaagccgtacctaactgttctgacatacatacaaattcaacttcAAGGCAGACTTAGGAAGGGAACTTGTTCACTGTCCACGGACTGCCTCTCTATGAAATATATCCAGAATAGGtgaattcatagagacagaaagcagactggTGGCTGCCAAGGAATGGGGGGGCAGGGGGTGACTGCATTTAATACGTTCAGGATTTTCTTCGGCAGTGATCAAAGTATCCTGGAATTATGGGTAGTGATTGCACAACACAGTGAACATACTAAACGTCACTGAtttgtatacttttttaaaacgattaattttatgttatatgaatttcacctcaatattaaaaaaaaaaaaaaaaatctgggcacacacagaaagcaacagaCCTGACTTGTACGTGCCCCCGACATTTTCGTGTTTTCTCTGTATACAGTCTCTAGGAAGCCTGCTTTACCTTTTCACCCTGTGCTTCCTGTTGCTTCTTTCTCACaagtttttgtcttttctcattctcctcctcttctttatCTAAGACATCAAGACATTAAACGATTTTTTAATTCCCAAGCATCAGTTGAATGCAATTTTCTCTGAAAAAAGTCTGTAGATTTTAACATTTTGAGACAGACAAGAAGCCTTATTATAAGAGATTCTATTTTTCAAACGATGTAATGTACAATACTGATTTTTTATTCACTTGAAGAAAAGCTCACTGTATTAGGCTTTATACACATTCCTAATTGTGATTATACACCGGGTAGTTGTATGCAGGCAGGTGAAACAAGTCTAGACGTAAAATCTGCAGCAAAACCTCGGCTCTGAAGCAAAGCTTCTCTAACGTCTGTTACTAAACCCACTGTCatcccgtcaattctgactcagagcaaccctacaggaaagggcagagccgccccacagggtttccaaggagcaactggtggactcgaactgccgaccttttggttagtagctgagctcctacccactgcactaccagggctccaataaatcAATAGTAGAGCATAATCCATAAAGCCACTGAGGGCTGACTGCTCCTAAACTTTTAATACACACTCATTTTGCAAACCATTTGATAAAATAAGGAGGATTAAAGTTTCGGATGAATTTGAAGACTTCTGTCTCAATATCTGATGACAGTAGGGAAGACAGAAAGTGTATGAGCAAGCTGATTTTTTATTCACTTGAAGAAAAGCTCGCTATATTATGATTATACATTAGGCGGAGccctgggtggcatagtggttaagagcctggctgctaaccacaaggttgacagctcgaattcaccagccactccttggaaactctatggggtagttctactctgtcctgtagggtcattttaagtcggaatcgactcaatggcaacagggtttttttttgtatacattaCATAGTTGTATTCTTCAGTGGTGATTATGTCTCAAAATTATCAACCCATAAATGCACCAAAACAACTTCTCCAACCACATAAATGTACTTCAAGTACAGAAATTGGACAAGTACGTATCTCCCTTATTTATAAAACACAGAATGCCTTGCCTAATAGTTTAATGTAAACAGCAGATAGCCTCTtgatatcaaaatatatttaacacaAACTTTCTAAGTTACAATCCTCTCGTTGACTTTTTCATATGAATAATTTCAAGTATGAGATCAAAtattgaaagaaggaaaaaaattcctaaatCTATGATTGGGAGACCCTGAGATATCCAGAGTGTCTTTACATTTGGGTCAAATGGTGTAATCTTTTAGGATTATGATTTTATTCACAGTTAATCTGAAATGGCTATAAATATAATGTACCAAATTCACTACTGGCAAGCGCCTTTCTAATAACATGAAAACATAGGCTTAGTTTTAGGATTCATCTTGTATGGAACTAAGTACAATACAGTTTTAAAAGGCTTCTAGaactcatgatttttttttttaattgtgctttaagtgaaagtttacaaatcaagtcagtctctcatacaaaaacttaaacacaccttgctatgtactcctagctgctctccgcctaatgagacagcacactcctcctctccaccctgtattccctgtgcccattcaacctactcctgtccccctctgccctgtcatctcccctccagacaggagctgcccacatagtctcatgtgtttgcttgagccaagaagcccactcctcaccagtatcattttctatcttatagtccagtccaatcccggtctgaagagttggctttgggagtggcagaactcacaaatttttgcttatcaaaacaaaaaacatctgagtttctgttaaagctgatgaaaaatttagaaatggacACTAGTGATGGTTGCAAATCATGATTAATGtaacaatgtcactgagttgtgcatgtaaaaattgttgaaatggaaaatgttttgttatatatattttcttaccacacatacacacaaaaatcacaATTATGAAGCCCTAACGAACAAACAGATAACAGTATGAATCAGTTCTCCTAAGGAAATGTTCCTACTCTTTGAGCCAGTAATTCCACATCTAAGACGTTTCTTAGAAATTATATTAAAGTTAGGACCAATCGAAATATTCATCCAGGGTAGGAAAAATGGTTCGGTGAATCGTAACAATCTGCAGTCATTAAGAAACATCTTGTAGAAAATGATACAATATAGGAAAGTGACTTGGAATATTGAAAAGAGGAAAAATCTGGTTATGAAACAACCCCAGGCTTGCAAAATAAAAAGGCCTGGAAGAATACTTCAatcaaaatcaaaatttaaaaaacacaaaaataaaaacaagcatgaTTTTCTAAAATTAAGAATACTTAACTATACAGAAGAGATAGGTACCTCAATAAAACTTCTAAAatggaatgaaaaataaacagGTAACAGCCCTTAGAGATTCATGGTAGGTACATTCACCATTTGTAGAATATAACCTGTAGGTGCCAAACAGCCATTAAACTGCAcagacaatccaatttaaaaattaatgaatttaCAATGTACCAATTTAGAAAATGCATACATAAGGAAAATGAATAATTTCTCACAAAAATGTTCGGATTTATAATTCATTCAAAATAATTATGAACTAAAGTTGTAATGATGATCCCACCTTGAAATTACACATCACAAATAATGGTGAAattgggagagtgctgacacattcagggctttgaaaccaatgtcacgaaacacgCCGTGTATAAATTACTAAATGGGAAACTGATttactctataaactttcaccttaataataaaatgttcaaaaaaataatgataaaatggtTCTTAGTGTACAAATTCCTAGAATAAACAAAGAAATTTAAGTGTAAAAGGGTACCAGAAAGAATACACTCACCTTTCAGATAAACTCGGGAACATTTAAATGAGTTAAGCCATGAGGTAGTCACAGAAATGATTAAAGAAAGAAGAGCAAGCAGTAAGAAAATCCGGCCACACAGCAAAATGAGATCTTTAAttccttataaaagaaaaaaaaattacaattaataaaaaaaacactTCTCTTGATACTAGTAATGAATGATACATACTAGAAAAGCACCCTAAAAGTTATTTTATGCAACTGCCTTATGATTTTTTCATATAATATTCCTTGTGTGATAAAATTCATCATAGTTGTCACTATCAGGGCAAGTTTTCAGAAACTAAAATCTCCACTACACGTAAACTGCTTCCGTTTTAGGAATATAGGTATAATGGGAGGGACTGGCTACCTTGTAAATATTATGACTGTCAATAAGTAATAAATTCTGGTTTCCCTTCTACCCAGAAAAGGCGATAAAATTACCCAGATTAAAATTAAATCAGTAAAAATGTGCAAAGTACCTACTCTGTGTAACAGAATTTGCTAAGTGGTGGGGTAGAGGAGATAAACAGTTGAGGGAAAAATTGGCTCCCACCCTCCAgaagtttttagttttgttttttaattgtaaaaagtTTCATGGTAGAGGCACAGAGAACCCTCTGTGCTACCagggtaaccctggtggcatagtggttaagtgctatggctgccaaccaaagggtcggcagttcgaatccaccaggcgctccttggaaactctatggggcagttctactctgtcctatagggtcgctatgagtcggaattgactcgatggcagtgggtttgggtttggttctgggttaatctttacagaagcagaacaccagttctcccacagagccaccagatgggttcaaaccaccaacctttaggttagcagcccagagcttaaccgctgcaccaccagggttcctttctccTTGACTAGTAACTCAAATACTAGCGCAAAGTAGGAGACTCTAGATGAGCAGAGGAGGTGGAGGGGTGATGTAAAGGTAACAGACCAGGTGAATTTTGGAACAGGTgaatatggcacagtggttaagcaacgTACTGCTAAccaggtcaacagttcgaatccaccagccgcaccttggaaacgctatggggcagctctacactgtcctgtaggatcactatgagtaggaatcgactccacagcaatgggtttggtttttgtttttatctcattTTGATAAAGATATCGTTAGATTCCAATATAGCTTGAGTGTGTAGGAGGTTCCTGGAGGgccttttgtagatttttttcaaaagcaTTTTAATTTCCTATTTAAAGCAACATTTCTGGGCTCCTGACTCCTGTGAGATGAGGAGCGAAGGTGAAGAGAGGAAATATAAAAAGCTAAGTTTCATCACGGTCTCTAACCTTAGAACTTTGTTTAATAAGACAGACAAGTACACTGCTCACTAATATGTCCAAAACAACTCCTAATTCTCCATATGCCTACAGTACTGTTTTCCCCTTATTAATGGCATTACCAACTACCTAGGGTTGTTCAACCCCACATGTGGGAGTCATCTTTGAATCCATCAAAAAGTCCTGTTGATTCTACTTCCTAAATTTATTTCAAATCTATccacatttcatttcttgttatcatcccagagcccctgggtgatgcaaacagttaacgtgcttgactactaactgaaaggttggagattggagtccacccagaggcacttcaaagaaaagcctggcaacctacctcggaaaaatcagccattaaaaactgtttggagcacagttctactctgacacacatatggggtcaccgtgagtaggactcggctccacggcaactggttccTTGGTTGGTTATCAGCCTAGCCCAGGCCATCCTCATGTCTTATCTCCTTGAAACACCTAATTTGCCTCACTGCTTCCACCATAGTCTCCTTTCAAAACACTGCCCACACAGAATCCAGGGTCACTTTATTAAAACCTTACGGGAGTCAattaatttccttttatctcagtTCTCTTAACAGTAAAATAAGGATTATAACATTACCCACCCCTAATAGTTGTGgtgcagattaaatgagatagtaagTCATGACTAAGCACTTAGTGTCTGACTATTTATAGGGGCTTAATAAATATTATCTTGAGCCACTCTCCCCGTTACTCTTCTTGATCCAGCCACGTGGCTTCATCCTTTCCTCCAACACGTCACAATTTCTTTTACCCTTAATATTCTTCCCCTGGTTTTCCATAGGGGTGGCTCCTTACCACCAGTCAAATCTCAGTTTAAGGATTAATTTCTCAGGTGTTCCAAGTACAACCTTAAATTGGGCTCCTATATTTTATCATATCATCCTGTTAATTTCCTTTAACAGTACTCATCACAATTTTTGCCTCTGTACCTCCaccaccagagccctggtggcgcagtagttaagagcttggcttctaaccaaaaggtccgcagttcgaatccaccagctgct
It encodes:
- the UBXN8 gene encoding UBX domain-containing protein 8 isoform X1, which codes for MASRGVVGLFLLFAIPVLCLELRRGIPDLGIKDLILLCGRIFLLLALLSLIISVTTSWLNSFKCSRVYLKDKEEEENEKRQKLVRKKQQEAQGEKVSRYLEKVLKPHQEMKLKKLEERFYQMTGETWKLSNGHKLGGDEDLLLKNASQTSFETANREAAKRRNLPEPVTKVSSPAEQPPQNKVLELPEEPPEAAEEVVTVALRCLSGRVLRRRFFKSCSSQVLLDWMMKTGYHSSLYSLSTSFPRRPLEVDGSWTLEDIGITVDTVLNVEEKEQSN
- the UBXN8 gene encoding UBX domain-containing protein 8 isoform X2, which produces MASRGVVGLFLLFAIPVLCLELRRGIPDLGIKDLILLCGRIFLLLALLSLIISVTTSWLNSFKCSRVYLKDKEEEENEKRQKLVRKKQQEAQGEKVSRYLEKVLKPHQEMKLKKLEERFYQMTGETWKLSNGHKLGGDEDLLLKNASQTSFETANREAAKRRNLPEPVTKVSSPAEQPPQNKVVTVALRCLSGRVLRRRFFKSCSSQVLLDWMMKTGYHSSLYSLSTSFPRRPLEVDGSWTLEDIGITVDTVLNVEEKEQSN